The Telopea speciosissima isolate NSW1024214 ecotype Mountain lineage chromosome 11, Tspe_v1, whole genome shotgun sequence genome includes the window AAGAATCCGCACACAGACGGCGTGTGGATCTTTTGCCCTATATGGGAAAAGGATCCGCACGATGCCCGTGTGTGGATCCTTTCGCACACCAAGACACAGAAGTGAGGGGGGAGGGAgacatcctctctctctttcctcaaaaaACCCCCTATTCTTCGATTTGTAACCCGAGCTTCCCATATGCCCAAATTAGTACTCAAGTGTTGTGGGAAACCTCTCCTTACATGTATAATTGAGaaattgtaattttcttttgatagtccattattttattcctaaaagttttttaagttagggataaaaaataaattttaccgTTGTATCACTATTAAGAGTTGTCATTATCGTGCATGTTTTTTTAGTTCACGTGTAAAATGACATGATTATACCCtcattgttaaaaaaaataaaaaatacaagaaaaaaatataaagttataatttttttttccaccaaTTTTGGTTACAACAATGTATATATTCGAAAGTATTTTCTAGTCGATAGAGGAGTGATGCATTAATACTCCTCTTTGTGGAAGAAGTAAGCGGAACGCTCCTATTAGCATTCGAGAGTTATCATGACTCTTACTTTTTAAGTTGTCTATCAGACATGATCAGGAAGAGATTCTATGGTCTAAAAAAGTTGAGTCATAATGACTCTTGGATGAGAGTGGAGGGGTATTTCAAGAACTTCATTCATTCAATAGGGGATATTAATGCCTTCTCACTATGGATGACTTCAAACTATGATGTCACATCTCTAAATGAGATTGGTAAATTTTTTTGTATAtggaattttcttattgacaccccttaaactgtcaaataatttgtaatcttgttttttgttttttagataaatttttttcttttcaaatgagGGTAATAGTATCATTTTATATGTGTActaaaaaaatgtgcatgacaatgacaccttttaATAATGATgtaatgatatgtcactttcaatttatttttgaaaattcttaTATACCCATATCTTAAAAACCTTTGGGAATAAGACTTCGAGCAAGCAATTTTAAAGTATCAAGTTCTAATTACACTTATAGAAGTCACACAGACACACAAGGAGGCAATTGAaatgtgtcaaattttaaatacaCCAATAGAaatatcacacacacacacacacgcaaatactttttagatttttatctttcaaaaatgtaaatattgaatttcttattaattttaaaaatttttatagATGAAAGTGGTCATgtatgaactttttttttttctgattcaaAGTCATGTATGCACATGGTTAACACTTCAATTATTAGCTTAAAAAATGTGTTATTGGTGAGTTTGGACTATTAACCTAATTATTCTCATTATAACCCTGAACTATTGAAAGATCCCTAGAACCAAACCAGCATGGAACGTTCAAATGTGTCTGAAAACATGAACAGAAGTCAAATAAATCGTCCGTCTGCCGTTGCTTTCCCTCGAGTCAACAGTCCCTTGtttgtcttctttctctctgTAGCCAACCGTATGGCATTAGTAATTGCTTCTACGATTGCGAAGTTTTCCTGAGGGTCCCAAAGTTCTCCGTCGTCTTCTCTCATGCCCTCCTCAAGATCAGGTCTCGCTGTCTCTTAAAAGTTAGATTTTACAGATCCACCAATTTCTCCAGCAAATGCGTTCTAACTCCTTTGGACCTGAATTTGGAAGCCAGACTGTCCCCAGCAATGCTGTCTTGTCCTTCTCCTTTGACTCAagattaaaaattttttttttcaaagatttCGTTTGCCACTCGCAATCTCCATGTGAGGGACATTGCATGGGTTTGTTCATGATGGTTGATCTACATCCTTTCATTGATAACAATTTAAAATTCAGCTCTAAATGACCTAAGAAAATTGACTCCAAACACGAGTTTATTTAAAATTATGAAGTTTCCATCTTGCcattttgaaaaaaaagttGACTTTTCCAAATTTGGAATTAGATTCAACCTTTGAGGCACTTTAGAAGGTCACAtaatttcatttaaaattatattaatgAGATAGGTGTGGTGTCTTGTGGTAGTTGAAGATGTCAAATCGTCACTAATGAATCTTAAGTGTCGACGTTCACTGTGTTAAGGAGAGGAAACGAAGAACTGGAAGGATGATCCCACAAGCTCTACCTCCAACCTTCACTGTGTTTGGTTAGGATTCATGATCCAACAAGCTCTATTTCCTCTCCTTAACACAGTGAACGTCGACACTTAAGATTCATTAGTGACGATTTGACATTTACAACTACCATAATACACCACACCTATCTCATTAATATAATTTCAGAAGAAAGTGACCTTCCAAGGCGCCTCAAAGGTTGAATCTAATTCCAAATTTGGGAAAgtcagcctttttttttttttttttttttcaaaatgacTAGATGGAAACTTCATAATTTTTAATAAACTCTTGTTTAGAGTTAATTTTCTTGGGTCATTTAGGGCTGAATTTTAAATTGTTATTAAGGAGAGGAAATAGAGAACTGGAAGGATGATCCCACAAGCTCTACCTCCGACCTTCACTATGTTTGTTCAAGACTCGTGAGCACAAAAGAAGCTTAGAGAGAGATTAATTCCAACTTGTATGGAAGTTGAAATTGCAAGGCTATTAAAGATGGAGGTGAATCAACTATGAACCGGCTGCAACACTGCTAGAGAAGGAGGAGATGAAGCGGTAAAGAGAAAGAGCTGAAGAATTGAATAGTTACAGAAGAAGTCATGATCGTGAAGCAATCCGTATTTAGTAAGACATAAGGACTAAGGAGAGTAAGTGAGTCTAAGGCTTAAGGCATTAAGGGGTTAACCGTCAACTTAGAGTCTTAAACCATTAAAACTCAAAAACTAATAAACTATTAGGGTTTTAAGTTAACTTTTTAGGCGAGTATTCGGTTCGTATGCGGTTAGATCCATCGGTTTAGTGGGTAGATCCGGAtctgaaccgaaccgaattacAACAACATTTTCAAATCCAGGacttaaccatattaaattcgGTCCTGATCGGTTCAAGTTATTCGGTCAGGATCCGGATTTGGTATTTGCTTCCTGGTtactcattgacacccttaatggTAGGGTGTctggttcagtttcggtccggtTGACCTATGCCCTTAGCATTGGGTTAGACCGAAATCGAACCGATAAGATATCGgttcttaaaataaaaattgaaactgaTAAGCTATTGGTCTAGTTAGTTTCAGTTATTGGTCCCTTATTGTGTTCCCTTATTGTGTTCTTATCTGGTATCATACATGAaacatataattaataaataaatttcaatTAGCACCTTAAATTTAAAAAGAGTTTCTATATACATCATATATCGTGATTTTAATACTTGTAAATCAACCATAATCCATGATTAagtatataaataattttttttaatataaatttttgCACAGGTACAAGAGGATCAAGTGGTGGGAAGCCTCTTCACTGGACATCATGCCTCAAAATAGCAGAGGATTTGGCAGCAGGGTTGGTTTACCTCCACCAGACTCTTGGCATCACACATGGAAACTTAAAATCCTCCAATGTGTTATTAGGATCAGACTTTGAATCCTGCCTCACTGACTATGGACTCATGTCATTTAGAGATCCTGAATCAGTTGAAGAGACAAGTGTTTCATCTCTCTTCTACAGAGCTCCTGAATGCAGAGATCCATGGAAACCTTTTACTCAACAATCTGATGCTTACAGCTTTGGTGTTCTCCTACTGGAGCTCCTAACAGGAAAAACTCCATTTCTAGACCTTGTCCAGGAACATGGGGCTGACATTCCTAGGTGGGTTCGTTCAgtcagagaagaagagatggaatctgGGGATGACCCATCTTCTGGTAATGAGACAGCAGAAGAGAAACTTGGAGCTCTCTTAAACATTGCAATGGCTTGTGTGTCTCTAGCTCCTGAGAGCCGTCCAGTGATGAGTGAGGTGTTAAGAATGATAAGGGATGCAAGGGTTGAGGCTCAGGTATCTTCAAATAGTAGTGATCACTCTCCAGGGAGGTGGTCAGATACAGTTCAGAGCTTGCCAAGGGAAGAACacttgggcatatgaaggattTTATGGATTGTCAGGGCTGAGGTTCATGtctaaggttttttttttttctcttttgcttttggATTTATAATTTTTCAAGAAGCCATTGTAGATTGTGATGGTGTAAAGGTTTTAGGTAGTTTCATTGCTGTTGTAATAGATAGGATGCATGATAAggttaaattatttatttgttccttccttttctccctTCATTAGGGCTGGGGGTTTGATTTGGTGGTTAATTGTATTCAAAAATTGAGAACAAACTATGGAGATGGTGCCCTTCTCTTAATCTCCAAGGGAGGGAATCATTTGAATTTTACAAATTTTCCTCTTAAAAAAttggataatctctctctctctctctcaacccaaaaaagaaaagaaaaacaaaaaaccctcTGATAGctaaagaaaattttgatcttCTAATGTGAATGTAATTAAGCACTTCATGTGATCCTGCTAGGGTTAAAATGAGCATAGTCTAGTTAGTAAGGGTAAGGCATGGCTCTCCTTCCCTCTGTCTTGTTCCAGTTGTTCTATTCTATTGTAACAAATCTCTcttgaaaaaaatttgtaaacatttgattTTATTAAATGATCTAAAATAAATTGTAGCTTTAGTGTAAGCATTGAAGGGAGGAGTAAGAAAAACTTCACCAACTTCATTTGAACATACAGAGTCTTTTTTACTGCAAAACCACATGGTGGCTGGGGAGGATCAGCCCCATAGGTAATAACAAAGGTGGTAAGTTGGAATTGTCATGGTTTGGGGAGCTCCTGACAATTCGATCCCTAATGCACTTCTCATAGTTAAAGTGGCAGGACATTATCTATCTTATGGAAACCAAATCTAGGGATAACAAGTTGAAGAGAGACTACAAATGGATTGTGCTTTTTCGGTTGCGATCCCTCTGGCTTCATGAGTGAGATAGAATCATCTAGTTGGGTAGTGGTAGATATGAAAACTCGCTATGTTTGGGTGATTTTAATTCTTTCCTCGTTGAGATTTGAAGTCATGTAGTTGTGACAGTTTTCctccaataatttttttttgttgtagaaGTCGTCTCCACAAGATCTCTTCTGAGCATTTGTAATGTAACCCTTCTTTGTCTATTCCGAAAACTGGGAAACTAGAAATGATGGATCAATTTGGCCAATTAGTCTCTGTGAAAATGATAGTGAAGGTTATCACAAACATTATAGACACTTGATTAAAGGAAGTTCTTGGAATCTTGGTCGAATTATTTCACCAGCTCAATCAAATTTCATTCAGTAGATTCTCATTTTTGACAATATTTTCACTGCTCATGAGATTTTCCACTAcataaagcaaaaaaaaagaatgatcgCAAATGGGCTTCTATAGTAGTTTTGTGACTCTCATCATGGCATGCATTCGATCGGTCAAGTCTCCTTCCTTGTTAATGGTGCGGTGTGAGTTTTGCCCTTTGAACACCTCTTGTATCTTACCATTTCATATTAATATACACATTGCTgacctttaacaaaaaaaaaaatggtgcgATGTGAGGCACACTCACTCCTTTAAGTGGCATCATCATTGACTCCCTTTATTCTATGCCCTCAAGCGCTTAGTAATGTCTTAGCTAGTGCTACATCTGAATGCCTTATTAAGCGTGTAAAGGTGCGTAATCGAGGATAGGCTATTACACATCTCCTCTTCACTGATGAttgtttgctattttctaagaTAAATCTTTGTGATGTCAACTACTTAAAAGAATGCCTAAATTTGTATTGCCAAACTAGCGGTCAAGCTATCAACCTCAAGAAATCATCAAATTCTTTTAGTCCTAATATAGTTGCGCATATCAAAAGATGATTTTCTAAGGTCTAAATATCCCATACACTGATGAACCCAAGAAATATATAGGCCTAGTGGTAGAAATTGGAGTATCAAAGGCGGAATTATTTCAATACATCAGTGATAGAATATGCCAGAGGATACAAGGATGGATAAAATAGTCTTTGACACATGCATGCAGGTAATGAAGTGTTATTGAAATCGGTCATTGAACCCCATTTAAAGCCCAGTccagccctgattgaccttgaatATCTTGTCTCATTGAGTTGTGGTACTAACAACACCCAATTACAGTCCACTTAACTAAGCCCAGACTATAAAAACAAAAGGGCGTTTTTTGCAATAAGGATGTTTCAAGAGTCGAACCCTAACCGGCCACAGTCACAATAGAGCATCCTTAACCATTGCACAAAAGTACAACCTCTATATattgtataaatatatattatataatacaggGCCGGGCTGGCCCTGCTAAGGCCATGCAAATATCAAACCCAGCTCGACCTTTACTTATCCccaagcctggcccaaccctatCTGGACTCAGGGCGAGTTGGGGCGGGCTCGGCCTGGTCGGgttttattgacacccctaggtttttctttattaaatagACTCGTTGCGGTGCCGCCGAGAGAGTAGCTGCTACCATCGCAGCCACGGGCCTTAGAGCTAGCAACCGGGATATCAAGAGAatcaaattgaaattaaaacttTGCATATATTGtaaatttttattgaatttctaTTGAGGATTTGGGTTATCAGGGAGAATCAAATTGAAGATTTTTTCccaaagaaacaaagagaaacaaTCACTTAGTTAAAAATTTGGTATATCTCAAAGTTGTCaaccgaaatacccatatattAACACATTTAATCCTTTCATAAGTTGGAAAGAAAAATCCAATTAACTTAGTAAAATATTAGATTCTTGCACAACTATAACACACACCCTGTTCGAGTGTTAACCTCTCTCATCTATTTATATCCAAAATTATTTTActatcaaaagcaaaattaCATTTCTGTTTCCATAGAGATTTTGAACAGTTCAATATGAGTTTTCGTTGCGCAGCTTGCACACTCTTTAGGAGAAGATGCCAACAAGATTgtatttttgcaccttattttcCTCCTACTGAACCAGACAAATTTGAATTGCTTCACAGATATTTTGGTGCCAGAAATGTAGCAAAAATCCTTCAGGTAACTCCATTGATGTCTCATGATGTTATTGTATCACATAGGTTTTTGGACTGAGTTTTTGTCCACCCACGATGAATGGGATCCTTTTTACTGAGGGACgagagagggtgggaatggatatcgggagggtattttgaaacacacaaaaaccctaggaggggtttgtgatcCCTAgctaagatggtgggtgaaccgtactctatgggtggaggaaaactgtcCAAAGTTTTTTGTTATCATTCTTTAGAACAATGGTGATTTTGTTGTATGTTATAGTGATACAAATtcgattgaaaaaaaaaaaaaccaaaaaacaaaaaaccattttctttgtttaatgCCTTTATGTgattcattttgttttgttagtaCCTGATAGGGATGATAATAGCCTTGTTGATAATTTAGCTTGATTAGGTATATCTCTTATTTTTCAACatagatcttctacggcgtgcTGCCCTATCCTGCTTGTGCTGTGCAAACGTAGGGCTGCGCACAATGACCTCCTTACCCCCGCTtgggcaaggcactcgggcaggggtaaggcggtcaatgagCGCCGCCTTGTGTCTGCACAGCACGGTAGGACGGGCAGCCTGCGccttagaagatctggatcccttatttttttttttattaagtgTGCATGtggttttaaaacatggaattGTGAACATGgttttgaggtattggtatcagaCCGTCTGATACCATTGATGCTGCACTCTTTTGGAGGTGGCCGATATCGATACCTGGCCAATATTATGTTGGTGAGACGGTAAATACAAGGATAAATTAGtcccaaaatccattttttaaagaaaataagggGTAAATTTATTTGATACGGTGGATCCATGCCAATACCGTATCAATATGATATcggttttgaaggtgaccaaTACTAGattcgataccgtgcactaaaaccatgattgggATTGGAATCGGATCGTGTCAATTCTGATTTCATTCCAATTCGAAATAAAAAATGCCTCAAGATCTCTCAAATCTGACCTTTTTGGTCAATTGATGCTTTATATATGGAGATCATAGAGACCCTCTATTTTTTAACCTTAGTTGCCCAAATAATTGAGAAATCTGAAAAAACAAGCTATGAGTTGTAACAATAGGAATCATGGTAGCTATGAGTTGTAACAGTTACCATGCAACCGTATCTAATAGTTACGATTgaatgagagaagaaagacTTGAAAAATCCTAATTTGTTTCTCTAGTTCTTATCTTGAGAAGATGTCGGCTACCTCTTAATAAGTTAGGACCCCCGGCTGCTTCTCTAAAACTAACcctatttatcttttttattttaaatcatATTTTCTCCGCTCCGattatctctcttttcttatcATCTGCCATGTCCCTCTCACCGGCATACATATCTTCTCCACCTCACTGTTGAAACTAACACGTGTTGAATCTAAACCATGgctctctatccaatggtcgTAATGACAACATCAGCTGTCCAAATTAAATGGCAAAAGAGTAGTGGGCATGTTTCAAGGAACCAGtttcccaattcttgaacttGTTTTGCTTAATTACAAACAtaattttgagattttttttgtaataatttcTCATGTGGACTTAGCCTACAGTCATTGCATGGGTCGAATTAGGTTGATAGGTGTTTGATTgtgaatttttattctctcaattTGTCTGTccatacttgacgtcaagtacatctaacagagagggcagaaatgactatcctaccccttgCCCAAACACACTACCCGATATGAGGTCCATGTGGGATCCACCTTCCTCTATTAggtgtacttgacgtcaagtacggacagacaaattgagaggataaagatcctttGATTGTAGGGATTGACTCCATGGGGCCTACACAGGAGGTGATCTCCATGATGGATAATAGGGTCCTAATTAATCCGCTTGATCATGTGATCAATATTATAGTTGATGTCTGATTATGAGATAGACATCAACTTGAATCCGGGTATGTGTTATTTGATTAGATCACGgaattatttttcattattataaCATTTTTTTAACAAAACCATAAATGTGATTTGTAAATATGCTAACAAATTCTAATATCCAATATTCTCCATTTAATTTGTTAGGAAGTTGAAGATAATCAAAGAGCTCAAGCAATAGAGACAATGTATTTTGAGGCTCGATCCAGGGTTGAGGATCCAGTTCTTGGGTGTTATAGGATCATAGCTCAACTACGAAAGCAAATACGTGAGACAGAAGCTGAGATTGAGAAGACCCATGCAGCAATCGCCTTCTATGCCCACCAACCACATCAAAGGAACCATTTTTAGCAATCTAAAAGCTTTTCTAGTTCCAAAAATCCATGAACACCACCACCCATCCTGATCAAAGAGTCTTCTT containing:
- the LOC122646125 gene encoding LOB domain-containing protein 24-like is translated as MSFRCAACTLFRRRCQQDCIFAPYFPPTEPDKFELLHRYFGARNVAKILQEVEDNQRAQAIETMYFEARSRVEDPVLGCYRIIAQLRKQIRETEAEIEKTHAAIAFYAHQPHQRNHF